In a single window of the Olivibacter sp. SDN3 genome:
- a CDS encoding RagB/SusD family nutrient uptake outer membrane protein codes for MKNKALHINLGFIIMLFTINACTNKFLDESPKDFLSPTNYYRTSSDAEAAIISVYAGLMSIYSQNMYFLADLPSEQTNFGTGTNVDRINIDNFQFEAENQIVMNIWNHSYRNINRANAVIDRVPDIDMDAQRAGVIVAEARFLRALNYFNLVRLFGGVPLRLQETASLADLGIPRSSAEEVYELIISDLVEAEAILPNTVSGGKASKGAASTLLAYVYLTRSDWSNAATKAQEVADNAASFGYSLFEEYSDIWKIENENTREHIFSCQYQSGPEGLGSAYSHFFMSRQANAILKGGSGYSAHMVEDAFWQSFETSDKRRDASILSSFIDPNNQQVVSYPSGGLTELSIFKYYDPEPFARNNNNNNYPILRYADVLLILAEALNELEGPNDRAYRAMNEIRRRAGLDVLEHLSQQQFRDAILQERSWEFCFESKRFFDLIRTETLIPIMQAAGKNPGPENLLYPIPQREIDVNDQINAADQNPGY; via the coding sequence ATGAAAAATAAGGCATTACATATAAATTTAGGATTCATCATCATGCTATTCACCATAAACGCATGTACCAATAAGTTTTTGGATGAAAGTCCGAAGGATTTTCTATCACCAACTAATTACTATCGTACATCGTCAGATGCAGAGGCCGCAATCATTTCGGTGTATGCCGGCCTGATGAGTATTTATAGCCAGAATATGTATTTTTTAGCTGATCTACCTTCTGAGCAAACGAATTTTGGAACAGGAACAAACGTCGATCGTATTAATATCGATAATTTTCAATTTGAAGCAGAGAATCAGATTGTGATGAACATATGGAATCACAGTTACCGCAATATCAACCGTGCAAATGCGGTGATTGATCGTGTTCCGGATATTGACATGGATGCCCAACGCGCAGGTGTCATTGTAGCGGAAGCCCGATTTTTACGGGCCTTGAATTACTTTAATCTAGTGAGGCTTTTCGGTGGTGTTCCGCTACGTCTTCAGGAAACGGCTTCACTTGCCGATTTGGGTATACCCCGAAGTTCAGCTGAGGAAGTTTATGAGCTGATCATATCCGACTTAGTTGAGGCAGAAGCCATTTTGCCAAACACTGTATCAGGCGGAAAGGCTTCTAAAGGAGCGGCATCTACACTGTTAGCTTACGTATACCTTACAAGGAGTGATTGGTCGAACGCCGCAACAAAAGCACAAGAAGTGGCTGATAATGCCGCGTCCTTTGGTTACAGTCTCTTTGAGGAATATTCGGATATATGGAAAATCGAAAATGAGAATACGCGGGAACACATCTTCTCCTGCCAATACCAATCAGGTCCAGAAGGCCTGGGAAGCGCTTATTCCCATTTTTTTATGTCCAGACAAGCAAATGCAATTCTCAAAGGCGGGAGCGGTTATAGTGCCCACATGGTTGAAGACGCCTTTTGGCAATCGTTTGAAACAAGCGATAAAAGACGCGACGCCTCGATTCTTTCCAGTTTTATAGACCCCAATAATCAACAGGTAGTCAGCTATCCTTCCGGAGGACTAACGGAACTGAGTATTTTCAAATATTATGACCCGGAACCGTTTGCGCGCAACAATAACAACAACAACTATCCGATATTGCGGTACGCAGATGTTTTACTGATATTGGCGGAAGCACTGAACGAGCTCGAAGGGCCGAATGATAGGGCGTATCGGGCAATGAATGAAATTAGAAGAAGAGCAGGACTAGATGTGCTCGAGCATCTGAGCCAACAACAATTCAGGGATGCCATCCTGCAAGAGCGAAGCTGGGAATTTTGTTTCGAGTCCAAACGATTCTTCGATTTAATCCGTACGGAAACGCTGATTCCTATTATGCAGGCAGCGGGTAAAAATCCAGGGCCAGAAAATCTCTTATATCCCATTCCGCAGCGTGAAATAGACGTTAATGATCAAATAAACGCAGCAGACCAAAACCCTGGCTATTGA
- a CDS encoding sialate O-acetylesterase has protein sequence MTFLFVLACGCPLSTYATNDALLIRGGVPVYVHPEEPAPVRRAVQDLLRDLEGVFGRSSALIDTLPKDGAAIVVATGDRHRGRLSGATGWEAHQVYTDGHYIVLNGADTRGTVYAIYTFSESCLGIKPLWRWTSEKPVPKKQISIPGQFHQAIPSPRIKYRAWFPNDRDLLDPWQRNSEENYEALYETMLRLKVNTLEGGITDARSFSPPYPLGREAAMAQERGLLVTGHHMRIFGSSYNHWDAYWKNVRQQQPPALEIANVEALEEWWRYHAELAVRHKLDMIWLVGFRGNRDIPFWEFFPDSPKDPQDRADVIAAMVRSQIGIVKEATGDPHPLMRLTLYNEMSTLVANGHFKLPNEPSLIRNFVAARRDHFPAPDIMGHSFSGEPTGYYLNFQFTSSGSHLAQAEGPRKMEQNFRMVDSLSGGNLVFSVVNAGNIREHVLELSANAKMMWDFDRFDCPSFYTQFCNKYFGQEHGPGIAKLYPEFFNSYWQQKESDIPGFERQYLFQDMRYARAAETLMGYMEKDSYPSNPLDNHALDDPDKGSAGYFRVRSADQLNALLEGTAASIIKLEKVTAAADRIHSQLTEGKRFFDDNLRGQAHFMLHLNRMLHQLTKAYQSHEQENAQLGFLQESLQELRAAEEWLRRAEHDIFDEWYSNDNKFGLEKIKQRLTKLTEPSAIDTNFHVYLLVGQSNMAGRGKLDSASKIIDSAILTLDSNGMWVHAMDPIHFDKSAAGVGPGISFAREMLAKESDSGIRIGLIPCAVGGTSIDRWFAGEQDPVTKAFPYDDAIRRANVAMRKGVLKGILWHQGEANNSKERAAEYPNKLVKLVHNFRRDLNGDFPFVVGEIGYFKSQRPINDVLNQSPTYIPHSAVVSAEGLKDVGDRTHFDTPSARLLGKRYAEAMYKLIGKSVQE, from the coding sequence GTGACCTTCCTATTTGTGTTGGCATGTGGTTGTCCCCTTTCAACTTATGCCACAAATGATGCGCTCCTTATCCGAGGTGGGGTGCCCGTCTACGTCCATCCTGAAGAGCCAGCGCCCGTTCGGCGAGCTGTCCAAGATCTACTAAGGGATCTGGAAGGCGTTTTTGGGCGTTCATCTGCCTTGATAGACACGCTCCCGAAGGATGGTGCAGCTATTGTCGTTGCCACAGGAGATCGGCACCGGGGCCGTCTATCAGGCGCTACCGGATGGGAAGCACACCAAGTGTATACTGACGGTCATTATATCGTGCTCAATGGCGCTGATACGCGCGGTACCGTTTACGCCATTTACACCTTTAGCGAATCGTGTTTGGGCATCAAACCGTTATGGCGTTGGACATCGGAAAAACCAGTTCCAAAAAAACAGATAAGCATCCCCGGACAGTTCCACCAAGCTATTCCATCCCCAAGAATCAAATACCGGGCGTGGTTTCCTAATGACCGGGACCTGCTTGACCCATGGCAAAGAAATTCGGAGGAAAATTATGAAGCGCTTTATGAGACGATGCTCAGGCTCAAAGTCAACACCTTGGAGGGAGGTATCACAGACGCCCGTAGTTTCAGTCCCCCTTATCCTTTGGGTCGGGAAGCTGCCATGGCACAAGAACGCGGATTGCTCGTCACGGGGCACCACATGCGTATTTTTGGTTCCAGTTACAACCATTGGGATGCCTATTGGAAAAATGTGCGGCAGCAACAGCCACCGGCCTTGGAGATCGCCAATGTCGAGGCCCTTGAAGAATGGTGGCGGTACCATGCGGAGCTAGCCGTCCGTCATAAACTAGATATGATTTGGCTGGTCGGTTTCCGTGGCAACCGCGATATCCCTTTCTGGGAATTTTTCCCCGATTCGCCGAAGGATCCTCAAGATCGTGCCGATGTGATAGCGGCTATGGTCAGGTCACAGATTGGAATCGTCAAAGAAGCAACCGGGGATCCCCATCCTTTAATGCGGTTGACACTCTACAATGAAATGTCAACTCTGGTAGCCAATGGGCATTTTAAATTGCCGAACGAGCCGTCTCTCATACGCAACTTCGTTGCCGCCCGGCGCGATCATTTCCCGGCGCCGGATATCATGGGGCATTCTTTTTCGGGCGAGCCAACCGGTTATTACCTGAATTTCCAATTCACCTCCTCCGGTTCCCATCTGGCGCAGGCAGAAGGCCCACGTAAGATGGAGCAGAATTTCCGTATGGTTGACAGTTTGAGTGGAGGGAATCTCGTTTTCTCGGTGGTCAATGCCGGGAACATCCGGGAACATGTTTTGGAATTATCTGCCAATGCGAAAATGATGTGGGATTTTGACCGGTTTGATTGCCCGTCCTTTTATACCCAATTCTGCAATAAATACTTTGGTCAAGAACACGGCCCCGGCATCGCAAAGCTATACCCGGAATTCTTCAATAGCTACTGGCAACAAAAGGAAAGCGATATTCCTGGTTTCGAACGGCAATATCTCTTTCAAGACATGCGCTATGCGCGAGCCGCTGAGACCTTGATGGGTTATATGGAAAAAGACAGCTATCCAAGCAATCCGCTGGACAACCACGCTCTGGACGATCCTGACAAAGGTAGCGCGGGTTATTTTCGTGTCCGTTCCGCTGATCAGTTAAATGCCCTTTTAGAGGGCACGGCTGCTAGTATCATCAAGCTGGAAAAAGTGACAGCAGCGGCCGATCGTATTCATAGTCAATTAACTGAGGGCAAACGTTTTTTTGATGACAATTTGCGCGGACAGGCACACTTTATGCTCCACCTTAATCGCATGTTGCATCAGTTGACCAAGGCCTATCAATCACATGAGCAAGAAAATGCGCAATTGGGTTTCCTTCAGGAGAGCTTACAGGAGCTCAGGGCAGCCGAAGAATGGTTGCGGCGGGCAGAACATGATATTTTTGATGAATGGTATAGCAATGATAACAAATTCGGGTTGGAAAAAATCAAGCAAAGGCTGACAAAGCTCACTGAACCATCAGCAATCGATACCAACTTCCATGTGTATTTATTGGTGGGCCAATCGAATATGGCGGGAAGGGGAAAACTGGATTCGGCCAGCAAAATCATAGACTCGGCCATTTTAACGTTGGACAGCAATGGAATGTGGGTGCATGCGATGGATCCCATCCATTTTGATAAGTCAGCTGCAGGTGTTGGCCCCGGCATCAGCTTTGCCCGTGAGATGTTAGCCAAGGAATCAGATTCCGGCATTCGTATCGGACTTATCCCGTGTGCGGTAGGGGGCACCTCCATTGATCGGTGGTTTGCCGGCGAGCAGGATCCGGTGACGAAAGCATTTCCCTATGACGATGCTATCAGACGCGCAAATGTTGCGATGCGAAAGGGGGTTTTGAAAGGGATTCTATGGCATCAGGGAGAAGCCAACAACTCGAAGGAACGAGCAGCCGAATATCCGAATAAATTGGTTAAGCTTGTCCATAATTTCCGTCGAGACCTCAATGGAGATTTCCCATTTGTGGTGGGTGAAATAGGTTATTTTAAATCGCAACGGCCAATTAACGATGTCCTTAACCAAAGTCCTACTTATATACCTCATTCGGCTGTGGTAAGCGCCGAAGGATTAAAGGATGTGGGAGATCGAACACATTTTGATACGCCGTCGGCAAGATTGCTGGGAAAAAGGTATGCCGAAGCCATGTACAAATTGATCGGCAAAAGCGTGCAAGAATAG
- a CDS encoding outer membrane beta-barrel protein — protein sequence MKNFTIKLVVATLFLFASITRNGFAQDGGSFYLGYGVATANSIEDVIADIIVTTATGGSYNVADSRYTGAIFGGYRAYITERLEFGGTFVYENSSKDLLSGSTKAGDISTNTYAVLAELKYNYINHRHFRLHSGIGAGVAHARSSTKDDVIIEKDKATDFAYQVDAIGISYGNPFSISLNVGYGYKGIANLVLAYKL from the coding sequence ATGAAAAATTTTACCATCAAATTAGTTGTAGCTACATTATTTTTATTTGCCAGCATTACACGAAATGGTTTTGCTCAAGATGGCGGTAGTTTCTATTTAGGATATGGCGTGGCGACTGCCAATTCAATAGAAGACGTCATTGCAGATATTATCGTAACAACCGCTACCGGAGGCTCCTATAATGTGGCCGATTCTAGATATACAGGCGCAATTTTCGGAGGATATCGAGCTTACATAACTGAAAGGCTGGAGTTTGGCGGAACCTTTGTTTATGAAAATTCCAGCAAAGATCTGTTGTCGGGATCCACTAAGGCGGGCGATATATCGACCAATACGTATGCGGTATTAGCTGAACTTAAATATAATTACATTAATCATAGACATTTCAGATTGCATTCGGGTATTGGTGCCGGTGTGGCGCACGCCCGGAGTTCCACCAAAGACGATGTCATCATTGAAAAGGATAAAGCCACCGATTTTGCATATCAGGTAGATGCCATAGGCATTAGTTATGGAAATCCGTTCAGTATCTCCCTAAACGTTGGTTACGGCTATAAAGGCATTGCTAATCTCGTGCTGGCATATAAGCTTTAA
- a CDS encoding GAF domain-containing protein, translating to MGKSKHVDDSKRPLTDEQYRTLFARIDQGFALIEKIPTPLGAQSNYRYLAVNAAFEKHTGLRDAEGKTILELVPEVEERILNYYDSVVTGGRQIAFEDHIKSMDIWMAADVFPTEVSERIIVLFTNITERKRAEHILRENEQRKDFFLRLTDALRPIEDPTTIQELVTMQAMDFFQADRCYYCEIENGNAIIRRDAFVQYLPSVAGIYPLYAMPLFDTVIRAGRPLIVNDIEKAAIIDENLYALCLQLQVISFIDVPVIKNGNAVGLLCVVQRKPREWTHFEISIAEELAERAWAAVTRAKSEEWPPNSLP from the coding sequence ATGGGAAAAAGTAAGCATGTCGATGACAGTAAAAGGCCATTAACCGATGAACAATATCGTACGTTATTCGCACGTATCGATCAGGGTTTTGCACTGATAGAAAAAATCCCAACGCCATTAGGTGCTCAAAGTAATTATCGTTACCTGGCTGTCAATGCGGCTTTTGAAAAGCACACCGGTTTAAGAGACGCGGAAGGAAAAACGATTTTAGAGCTGGTGCCGGAAGTGGAGGAAAGGATTCTAAATTATTATGATAGTGTGGTGACTGGAGGACGGCAAATAGCTTTTGAAGATCACATTAAATCAATGGACATATGGATGGCGGCGGATGTTTTCCCGACGGAGGTTTCTGAGCGTATTATTGTTCTTTTCACCAATATTACAGAGCGTAAACGTGCGGAGCATATATTGCGTGAGAATGAACAGCGTAAGGATTTCTTTCTGCGGCTAACAGATGCATTACGGCCAATTGAAGATCCGACAACTATCCAGGAACTCGTAACTATGCAGGCGATGGATTTTTTCCAGGCAGATAGGTGCTATTATTGTGAGATCGAAAATGGTAATGCGATTATTCGGCGAGATGCCTTCGTTCAATATCTACCAAGTGTAGCTGGTATCTACCCGTTATACGCGATGCCTCTTTTTGATACGGTGATACGCGCAGGACGCCCCCTCATCGTTAACGATATTGAAAAAGCAGCTATCATAGATGAGAATTTATATGCGTTATGCTTACAGTTACAAGTCATTTCGTTTATAGACGTACCGGTTATCAAAAATGGGAATGCAGTGGGTCTGCTCTGTGTGGTACAGCGTAAACCCAGGGAATGGACACATTTTGAAATATCTATTGCCGAGGAATTGGCAGAACGTGCCTGGGCCGCCGTAACAAGAGCAAAATCTGAAGAATGGCCTCCAAATTCCCTACCGTAA
- a CDS encoding thioredoxin-like domain-containing protein, translated as MIILRISFNPVLILLITIAINAVCNHCLVAREQNVDDKNPFQIDLNTPSTILNGKLINVPGAIAEGLDKIHVDIQSLDIENQYTRSYKIKPDSTFEITLDYCMPFQQFVLEIGDYHHRITVHDSVEALFDFKTAEQTGYFDITFSGKTAEWSRYLDNLDKSLRTHQIKQSFDVYEMVDSISFHRELAEWKTLRANFIKKYLEKHPPSAEISQWILTTEKAKYLAYFPEYYRRTEKTISDELFREIKEFSTTLSFLNYDTNNLLSHLSNYMRELWAPDMSDFSVEQFIDKILTTDSLANNEIEQLKLTKLQYLQYHSDESLQSDTVFVAELTSNMNMLNERYGDLLDAQVRLWMKANKRTRQYFILDSFPGEIGEMLLAKSGPRKDQVSVEDFDRIYREISAYINAPTISYFVDSYVNKVMRMATLDTNKKVEKLPDAYANLDDLFTKVEFDSYATLYHNDTLSGNEVFDLLIKQHEGQLMLIDFWATWCAPCFEDFAKAKLIKEQIDRSQLLFIYFCGDSDQEQWIKRIREKRVEGLHILLTDKQHQDLSERFQLNGYPSYLFIDQFGKVEFNARNLLDNPSETIDRIQDMLNGS; from the coding sequence ATGATTATATTAAGAATTTCCTTTAACCCTGTATTGATACTGTTAATAACCATAGCTATTAATGCCGTCTGCAATCATTGTCTTGTTGCCCGAGAGCAAAACGTTGATGATAAAAATCCATTTCAGATAGATTTAAATACCCCCAGTACCATTCTCAACGGCAAGCTTATCAATGTGCCCGGTGCAATCGCAGAAGGACTGGATAAGATTCACGTAGACATACAATCGCTTGATATTGAAAACCAGTATACCAGATCCTATAAGATAAAGCCTGACAGCACCTTTGAAATTACCCTGGATTATTGCATGCCTTTTCAGCAGTTTGTATTAGAAATTGGCGATTATCACCATAGGATAACGGTGCACGATTCAGTAGAAGCTCTTTTTGACTTTAAAACGGCTGAACAGACTGGTTATTTCGACATCACCTTTTCCGGGAAAACAGCGGAATGGAGCCGTTATCTGGACAATCTGGACAAGAGCTTAAGAACGCACCAAATTAAGCAATCATTTGACGTTTATGAGATGGTCGATAGCATTTCCTTTCATCGGGAATTGGCAGAATGGAAAACACTGCGAGCAAATTTTATAAAGAAATATCTGGAAAAACACCCTCCGTCAGCGGAAATCAGCCAGTGGATACTAACTACTGAAAAAGCAAAATATTTAGCCTATTTCCCGGAATATTATCGGCGTACTGAGAAAACAATATCTGATGAACTGTTTCGGGAAATAAAAGAATTTAGCACTACATTGAGCTTTTTAAATTACGATACGAATAATTTGCTATCTCACCTAAGTAACTATATGAGAGAGCTGTGGGCCCCAGACATGAGTGACTTTTCTGTCGAACAATTTATTGATAAAATCCTAACCACTGATTCGCTAGCTAATAATGAGATAGAACAGCTGAAACTAACCAAGTTGCAGTATCTGCAGTACCATAGTGATGAATCACTTCAATCGGATACTGTTTTTGTAGCTGAGCTAACCAGCAATATGAATATGCTTAACGAGCGATATGGGGATCTCCTCGACGCCCAGGTTCGCCTTTGGATGAAAGCCAATAAAAGAACTCGGCAGTATTTTATTTTAGATAGCTTTCCCGGCGAGATAGGAGAAATGCTGCTGGCAAAAAGTGGACCGCGAAAAGATCAAGTTAGTGTGGAAGATTTTGATCGGATTTATCGGGAGATTTCAGCCTATATAAACGCCCCTACCATTTCCTACTTTGTAGATAGCTATGTGAATAAAGTAATGCGGATGGCCACATTAGACACCAATAAAAAGGTGGAGAAGCTACCAGATGCTTATGCAAACCTTGATGATCTGTTTACAAAAGTAGAATTTGATTCCTATGCCACGCTGTATCACAACGATACACTAAGCGGAAATGAGGTATTTGATCTGTTGATAAAACAGCATGAAGGGCAATTGATGCTGATTGATTTTTGGGCTACTTGGTGCGCGCCCTGCTTCGAGGATTTCGCAAAAGCAAAATTGATAAAAGAGCAAATTGACCGTTCTCAATTACTGTTTATATACTTTTGCGGGGATTCGGATCAAGAGCAGTGGATTAAACGCATAAGGGAAAAACGCGTGGAAGGCTTGCACATTCTGTTGACGGATAAACAGCACCAGGATTTATCTGAGCGTTTTCAGCTTAATGGTTACCCAAGCTATCTGTTCATAGACCAATTTGGAAAAGTGGAATTCAATGCGAGAAATCTATTGGATAATCCGTCAGAAACCATAGACCGTATTCAGGATATGTTAAACGGGAGCTAA
- a CDS encoding GNAT family N-acetyltransferase produces the protein MDSDIIIRGYENKDWENVCDIFTKAKPEEFRGVIAGENILPLQKDAEILKLFQNSDIYVAEMYNNVIAFAGYSKYLISFLFVNPEYCRRGVATKLLQHILPMIGNQAWLLVLKTNLAAISLYNRFGFDTAEEFNGSYNDIEVVVLRLALSPQLKPWLLK, from the coding sequence ATGGATAGTGACATAATAATCAGAGGGTATGAAAACAAGGATTGGGAAAATGTTTGTGATATTTTTACAAAAGCAAAGCCCGAGGAATTTCGAGGCGTTATCGCTGGAGAAAACATTTTGCCTTTGCAAAAGGACGCTGAAATCTTAAAATTGTTTCAAAATAGTGATATATATGTCGCTGAAATGTATAACAATGTTATAGCCTTCGCAGGTTACAGTAAATATTTAATTTCGTTTTTATTCGTTAATCCGGAATATTGCAGGCGAGGCGTAGCAACGAAATTACTGCAACACATTCTTCCAATGATAGGAAACCAAGCATGGTTGCTCGTATTAAAGACAAATCTCGCTGCAATAAGCTTATATAATAGGTTCGGATTTGATACTGCCGAAGAATTTAACGGTAGCTATAATGACATTGAAGTTGTTGTATTAAGGCTGGCCTTATCCCCTCAATTGAAGCCTTGGTTATTAAAATAG
- a CDS encoding acyl-CoA--6-aminopenicillanic acid acyl-transferase, whose protein sequence is MIRCLKISLFCSLLLLVNQYKAKACTIFISCDKNAVLVGNNEDYRPGTPTYLWSRAKAGGKFGYVFWGFEEQYPEGGMNEHGLFFDAAALPEPIPISRDPAKPDFEAYLVEPVLSKCRTVSEAIAFIQQYNLTWQEKAQIMIADKSGDYAIIHANYIIRSEAPVFALTNYALKAEQPSTFNCWRQQTAYQLLNHQAPTVDLMKETLCQTAQRSSDNATLYSQICDLKQGVIHLFQQHDFSKQVKIKLEDYLSKGSRDVPIASLFSKSIADTMSAYMLSHNKEEAIGYYKHLKQNDSISFNFSEKELDLLGYRLIDSGKLSDAISIFHLNLKNFPDSDRAKSSLANAYLLNHSFEKADSLYREAAKINPRNIYVGLFGTEGGEVTFRVNGMPGAGRIALIGSFTDEEESAEYFIKQENGWILKKHLAPGEYTYKFLVDDTYWMEDPDNKMHIKVRDWYNSRLIVRKD, encoded by the coding sequence ATGATTAGATGCTTAAAAATCAGTTTATTTTGCTCCCTGCTGTTACTGGTCAATCAGTATAAGGCCAAGGCATGCACCATATTTATTTCCTGTGATAAAAATGCTGTACTTGTGGGAAACAATGAGGACTATAGACCCGGCACGCCAACCTATTTATGGTCAAGGGCAAAGGCAGGAGGGAAGTTCGGATACGTTTTCTGGGGTTTTGAAGAGCAGTATCCCGAAGGCGGGATGAACGAGCATGGGCTGTTTTTTGATGCAGCGGCTTTACCAGAACCAATTCCTATCAGCAGAGACCCGGCGAAGCCGGACTTTGAAGCCTATCTGGTCGAACCCGTACTTTCAAAGTGCCGCACTGTCAGTGAAGCCATTGCGTTTATACAGCAATATAACTTAACCTGGCAGGAGAAAGCACAGATAATGATAGCCGATAAAAGTGGTGATTATGCCATTATTCATGCCAATTACATCATCCGCAGCGAAGCCCCGGTTTTTGCACTTACCAATTATGCGTTGAAAGCGGAACAACCTTCGACGTTCAACTGCTGGAGACAGCAAACTGCCTATCAGCTGCTGAACCACCAGGCACCTACTGTGGATCTGATGAAAGAAACTTTATGCCAAACGGCACAAAGATCGTCGGACAATGCTACGTTATATTCCCAGATCTGTGATCTGAAGCAAGGTGTTATCCACCTTTTCCAACAGCATGACTTTTCAAAACAGGTAAAGATCAAGTTGGAGGATTACCTGTCAAAAGGCAGTAGAGATGTTCCTATCGCTTCTCTATTTTCCAAGAGTATAGCTGACACCATGAGCGCCTACATGCTCTCGCACAACAAGGAAGAAGCTATAGGGTATTATAAGCACCTCAAGCAGAACGATAGTATATCCTTTAATTTTTCAGAAAAGGAGTTGGATCTGCTTGGATACCGCCTGATAGATAGTGGAAAACTTTCAGACGCGATAAGTATCTTTCATCTCAATCTGAAGAATTTCCCGGACTCGGATCGGGCAAAATCTTCCCTGGCAAACGCTTACCTATTAAATCATTCTTTTGAGAAAGCCGATAGCCTGTATCGTGAAGCTGCAAAAATCAATCCCCGCAATATTTACGTGGGGCTTTTCGGAACTGAGGGGGGAGAAGTAACGTTTCGCGTCAACGGTATGCCGGGTGCGGGGAGAATAGCATTAATAGGCTCTTTTACCGATGAGGAAGAATCGGCTGAGTACTTTATCAAACAGGAGAACGGGTGGATCCTTAAGAAACATTTGGCACCGGGTGAGTATACCTATAAGTTTTTAGTGGACGATACCTATTGGATGGAAGATCCGGATAATAAGATGCATATCAAGGTACGGGACTGGTACAATTCCAGGTTGATTGTTAGGAAAGACTAG